One Chaetodon auriga isolate fChaAug3 chromosome 14, fChaAug3.hap1, whole genome shotgun sequence genomic window carries:
- the LOC143331955 gene encoding interferon alpha-inducible protein 27-like protein 2A, which produces MGLLTYAVLGATGAAGAVVGAPLILAGIGFTSAGIAAGSYAASMMSAAAVANGGGVAAGSLVALLQSIGAAGLSGAASAAVAGTGGAVGGLVALIV; this is translated from the exons atggGACTCC TGACGTATGCAGTACTTGGAGCGA CCGGTGCAGCTGGTGCAGTGGTTGGGGCTCCTCTTATTCTGGCTGGCATTGGTTTCACATCTGCTGGAATAGCAGCAGGCTCCTATGCTGCCAGCATGATGTCGGCTGCTGCGGTCGCTAACGGAGGAGGGGTGGCGGCAGGGAGCTTGGTGGCTCTGCTGCAGTCAATAG GTGCAGCAGGTCTGTCGGGAGCTGCCTCTGCAGCCGTGGCTGGCACTGGAGGAGCAGTGGGAGGGCTTGTTGCGCTCATCGTCTGA